In a genomic window of Gammaproteobacteria bacterium:
- a CDS encoding methyl-accepting chemotaxis protein — protein MNMSNLTVGKRLMIGFSVLALIFIISIGITLQASNHVTDSVEQIITEQFPYALVADDIAINIVQVQQWLTDVSATHNPDGYKDAEEAADNVKKGIEKFRALFESHKDKVALENLNQLDTAFDAFYKTGIRMAEAYLTKGIEAGNVVMEDFDVTSERLTEKAITLKSAQMQAAHGVLEDSLSSANRLETLQYLLGTFAVLFCLVIAGVITRSVTTPLKTMLDATIELREGDGDLTRRLPDFGKNELGDVSVAMNGFIEKIQDVMLRVNETAERIADCAAQGKDTSGELSSAASRQAASLEETGATLTQMAASINANSDNAKRTDEVASTVATEAKAGGDAVARTSEAMNVIAEKIDLIQDIAYKTNLLALNAAIEAARAGDHGKGFAVVADEVRKLAERSQHAAQEITELTVSSVQIASEAGTLLAKIVPAIEETATLVREITASSKEQSSGVNQVSDVITDLDKVAQATASASEQLAASSGMLNSQAIELSTILSYFRLSN, from the coding sequence ATGAATATGTCAAACTTAACGGTGGGCAAGCGCTTGATGATAGGGTTTAGTGTTCTCGCCCTAATCTTTATCATTTCTATCGGTATTACACTCCAAGCGAGCAACCACGTAACAGATTCCGTCGAGCAGATCATAACTGAACAGTTTCCCTATGCCTTGGTCGCCGATGATATCGCGATAAATATTGTTCAAGTCCAGCAGTGGCTGACGGACGTGTCCGCTACACACAATCCCGACGGATATAAGGACGCCGAAGAAGCCGCGGACAACGTTAAAAAGGGAATTGAAAAATTTCGTGCGCTGTTTGAATCGCACAAAGATAAAGTCGCGTTGGAAAATCTTAATCAACTAGATACGGCCTTTGATGCCTTTTATAAAACGGGTATACGCATGGCCGAAGCATATTTGACTAAAGGTATAGAAGCCGGCAATGTGGTAATGGAAGATTTTGACGTGACTTCCGAGCGCCTGACAGAAAAAGCCATAACTCTCAAATCAGCACAAATGCAGGCCGCCCACGGGGTACTGGAAGATTCTTTATCCTCCGCAAACAGACTCGAAACACTACAATATTTACTCGGTACCTTCGCCGTGTTGTTTTGCCTTGTAATTGCTGGCGTGATTACCCGTAGCGTTACGACACCTTTAAAAACCATGCTCGACGCGACGATTGAGCTGCGTGAAGGCGATGGTGATTTAACGCGGCGACTACCAGACTTTGGGAAAAACGAACTCGGCGATGTTTCTGTCGCAATGAACGGATTCATCGAAAAAATACAAGACGTCATGCTGCGCGTAAATGAGACGGCTGAAAGAATTGCCGACTGCGCCGCCCAGGGTAAAGATACCTCTGGAGAACTGAGCTCTGCCGCTTCACGTCAGGCCGCCAGCCTGGAGGAAACCGGTGCGACGCTCACACAAATGGCAGCATCTATCAATGCCAACTCGGATAACGCCAAACGCACGGATGAAGTCGCCTCTACCGTGGCAACCGAGGCCAAAGCAGGTGGGGATGCTGTTGCTAGAACATCAGAGGCGATGAACGTTATAGCTGAAAAAATCGACCTCATTCAAGACATCGCTTACAAAACCAATTTGCTTGCCTTGAACGCCGCCATAGAAGCCGCTCGCGCAGGTGACCATGGTAAGGGTTTCGCCGTGGTCGCTGATGAAGTACGCAAACTCGCCGAACGCAGCCAACATGCAGCGCAAGAAATAACGGAACTGACGGTAAGCAGCGTGCAAATTGCATCCGAAGCAGGAACACTGCTCGCGAAAATCGTCCCCGCCATAGAAGAAACTGCCACGCTTGTGCGCGAGATAACCGCTTCTTCTAAAGAGCAATCTTCCGGTGTCAATCAGGTCTCAGATGTAATAACAGATCTCGACAAAGTCGCACAGGCGACAGCAAGCGCATCAGAACAATTGGCAGCTAGCTCAGGTATGTTAAATTCACAGGCAATCGAACTATCCACCATTCTTTCGTACTTCCGTCTGAGCAATTAG